The genomic region TGACGCGGTGGCGCCCGGTAGTCCGGACCTCGGGCTGCTGCTTCCGTACACCCCGTTGCACGTACTGCTCTTCGGGACCGGTGACGACCGTCCGGGCCTGGACGCGCTGGTGATGACGTCCGCCAACCTGTCGGGCGAACCGATCGTCACCGACGACGGGGCCGCGCTGACGGTGCTGGCCCCGCTGGTCGATGCGTGGCTGCGGCACGACCGGGGGATCCATGTGCCGTGCGACGACTCGGTCAGCCGGTACGTGGCCGGTGCCGAGCTCCCGCTCCGCAGGTCGCGCGGGTACGCCCCGCTGCCGCTCGCGCTGCCGTTCGACGTGCCTTCGACTCTCGCGGTGGGCGCCGATCTGAAGAACACCTGCGCACTGGGCGAGGGCCGCTATGCGTGGCTCAGCCAGCACATCGGTGACATGGACGACCTCGCCACGATCGAAGCGCTGACCCGGAACGAGAAGCACCTGGAAGAACTCACCGGGGTGGCGCCCGCCCGGCTGGTGGCCGACCGGCATCCCGGCTACCGCTCCGGCGCATGGGCCCGCGCCCACGCGGCCGGACGGCCGGTCCGCACGGTGCAGCACCACCACGCGCACATCGCATCCGTGATGGCGGAGCATGGCCTGGGTGTCGACGAGAGCGTGATCGGTATCGCCTTCGACGGGACCGGCCACGGCGACGACGGCGCGGCCTGGGGCGGTGAGGTCCTGGTAGCCGGCTACAAGTCGTTCCGCAGGGCCGCGCACCTGGGCTACGTGCCGTTGGCGGGGGGCGACGCCGGCGTGCTGCGTCCGTACCGGATGGCGCTCGCGCATCTGCACGCGGCCGGCATCCCCTGGGGCGAGGACTCACCCGCGGTCCGGGCCTGCCCGCCCGCGGAACGCAACGTACTGGCACATCAGTTCGCCACCGGTTTCGGATGCGTGTCCACGTCGAGCATGGGCCGGCTCTTCGACGCGGTCGCTTCCCTGGCCGGTGTCCGCCACGAGGTGGCGTACGAGGCGGAGGCGGCCATGGAACTGGAGGGGCTGGCACGGGCCGCGGAGTCGGACCCCGCCGCTCCGGAGGACCGCTACCACTTCGGGATCCGGACCGGGACGGGAGAGGGACCCGCCGTCGCGGATCCGGGCCCCGTCGTCCGGGCCGTGGTGTCCGACGTACGGGCCGGTGTTCCCGCCGAGCTGATCGCCGCCCGCTTCCACGCGTCCGTCGCCGCTCTGGTCACCGGCCTCGCGGAGATCTGCCGCACGCGCACCGGCCTCGACACCGTGGCCCTGGGCGGCGGCGTCTTCCAGAACGCCGTCCTGCTCGGAGCTGCGCAACGCGGCTTGACGGAGAGAGGCTTCACCGTCCTTCGGCCGCGGCTGCTCCCACCCAACGAC from Streptomyces sp. NBC_01267 harbors:
- the hypF gene encoding carbamoyltransferase HypF, with translation MCLGIPGRVVKIVDGYAGQLALVDVEGAQRRVNIGMLDEPPGCDDWVLLHMGFAVELIDRAKAREALSGLEMMGRGRAQLIRRRFEVRGVVQGVGFRPFVYVTASELMLTGTVTNTVDGVLAEVEGTTDAVEEFGRRLRDDAPPLAVVEDVRTSDQPVRGGTGFTIEKSGTRGRGRTLVSPDIATCRDCLDEMGDPSNRRYRHPFITCTHCGPRFTIVTGLPYDRAATTMADFEMCGACRAEYENPRDRRFHAQPIACPDCGPRLELVGKGTAVRARDEDALRAARELVADGGIIAVKGLGGYHLVCDARNDRAVAELRRRKRRGGKPFAVMVAGLDVARELVTMTGDEEDLLTGNRRPIVLLPRRPARQGAGVCDAVAPGSPDLGLLLPYTPLHVLLFGTGDDRPGLDALVMTSANLSGEPIVTDDGAALTVLAPLVDAWLRHDRGIHVPCDDSVSRYVAGAELPLRRSRGYAPLPLALPFDVPSTLAVGADLKNTCALGEGRYAWLSQHIGDMDDLATIEALTRNEKHLEELTGVAPARLVADRHPGYRSGAWARAHAAGRPVRTVQHHHAHIASVMAEHGLGVDESVIGIAFDGTGHGDDGAAWGGEVLVAGYKSFRRAAHLGYVPLAGGDAGVLRPYRMALAHLHAAGIPWGEDSPAVRACPPAERNVLAHQFATGFGCVSTSSMGRLFDAVASLAGVRHEVAYEAEAAMELEGLARAAESDPAAPEDRYHFGIRTGTGEGPAVADPGPVVRAVVSDVRAGVPAELIAARFHASVAALVTGLAEICRTRTGLDTVALGGGVFQNAVLLGAAQRGLTERGFTVLRPRLLPPNDGGIALGQLMIAASG